The following coding sequences are from one uncultured Desulfobacter sp. window:
- a CDS encoding ABC transporter ATP-binding protein has translation MMVTGLSEALGIGLIFPYISILSNPGIIENHSILKWTFNALPISTKDELILIISFGLFIYFIFKNLFYLISQYIQQNYLIGKRVELVGTIFQGYMHSPYEFHLNHNPAFLHRNINATDQIFSGLLQPFFDILSEVIIVFCVILMLLYSNFMLSISALLLITFPTWLLNKYISQKMKILGKENFNLIGVTSKNLLEGLYGIKEIQIMNRQKYFSKSFIENSRVLGFIRRDQTIIRYIPRATLESLIILVMVGAVIFIVLSGQSIIESLPLISLFAVASVRILTSATKIIIGMNNLSFNSVVGDTIINEINEFKRQKRKSIIKNNKDVALNSFEKVELKNVSFKYLNEEKKIIDYINMTINKGQSIAIVGGSGAGKSTLIDIFLGLLKPFEGEIKVNGVSLDNCKHSWQKKIGYIPQSIYLCDDTLKNNIAFGLPEASIDMNRLNDAIQIAQLKEVVNELKEGIDTIIGDRGVKLSGGQRQRVAIARALYHDPDILIMDEATSSLDNQTEREFIKAVDRLKGQKTMIIVAHRLTTVQNCDVIYFLKNGKIDGGGNFRELVEQNLAFRKMSQYGDRTVS, from the coding sequence ATGATGGTAACAGGGCTTTCTGAAGCATTGGGGATTGGATTAATATTTCCTTATATCAGTATTCTCTCAAATCCTGGAATAATAGAGAACCATAGTATTCTTAAGTGGACATTTAATGCGCTGCCAATTTCCACAAAAGACGAACTTATCTTAATCATAAGTTTTGGATTATTTATTTATTTTATTTTTAAAAATCTCTTCTATTTAATATCACAATATATTCAACAAAACTATTTAATCGGTAAACGCGTTGAGCTTGTAGGGACGATATTCCAAGGGTATATGCACTCACCATATGAATTTCATTTGAATCATAACCCGGCTTTTTTACATAGAAACATCAATGCTACGGATCAGATATTTTCAGGACTGCTACAGCCATTCTTCGATATATTATCCGAAGTTATCATAGTCTTCTGTGTAATACTGATGCTGTTATATTCGAATTTTATGTTGTCGATTAGCGCTTTGTTATTGATAACATTTCCAACATGGCTACTGAATAAATATATATCCCAAAAAATGAAAATACTTGGCAAAGAAAACTTTAATCTAATTGGTGTTACGTCAAAAAATTTATTGGAAGGCTTATATGGCATAAAAGAAATACAAATTATGAATCGCCAAAAATATTTTAGTAAATCCTTCATCGAAAATTCCAGGGTACTCGGGTTTATTAGAAGGGACCAGACAATTATCAGATATATCCCACGGGCTACATTGGAATCACTAATTATACTGGTTATGGTTGGAGCGGTTATATTTATTGTTTTAAGTGGTCAATCAATCATTGAGTCGCTACCTCTTATATCATTATTCGCAGTTGCATCAGTTCGAATTCTAACTTCGGCAACAAAAATTATCATTGGAATGAATAACCTAAGTTTTAATAGTGTTGTAGGTGATACAATTATCAATGAGATTAATGAATTTAAAAGGCAGAAACGAAAGAGTATTATTAAAAATAATAAAGACGTAGCATTAAATAGTTTTGAAAAAGTTGAATTAAAAAATGTAAGTTTTAAATATCTAAATGAAGAAAAAAAAATAATTGATTATATTAATATGACAATTAATAAAGGGCAATCTATTGCCATCGTAGGAGGGTCCGGGGCTGGAAAATCAACTTTAATAGATATCTTTTTAGGCTTATTAAAACCGTTTGAAGGAGAAATTAAAGTTAACGGGGTGTCATTAGATAACTGCAAACACAGTTGGCAGAAAAAAATTGGATATATTCCGCAGTCTATTTATTTATGTGACGACACGCTAAAAAATAATATCGCTTTTGGTTTGCCGGAAGCGTCAATTGATATGAACCGACTTAATGATGCCATTCAGATTGCTCAATTAAAAGAAGTTGTAAATGAATTGAAGGAAGGCATTGATACAATCATTGGTGATAGAGGCGTTAAGCTATCAGGCGGGCAAAGACAGAGAGTTGCCATAGCCCGGGCCTTGTATCATGATCCAGATATACTTATAATGGATGAAGCAACTTCATCTTTAGATAACCAAACAGAGAGAGAATTTATTAAAGCAGTTGACCGACTTAAAGGGCAAAAAACAATGATAATTGTCGCGCATCGTCTAACAACCGTACAAAATTGTGACGTTATATATTTTCTGAAGAATGGAAAAATAGACGGTGGTGGGAATTTTAGAGAGTTGGTCGAACAAAATTTAGCTTTTAGAAAAATGTCACAGTACGGGGATCGTACAGTTTCGTAA